One part of the Lotus japonicus ecotype B-129 chromosome 2, LjGifu_v1.2 genome encodes these proteins:
- the LOC130737934 gene encoding chlorophyll a-b binding protein 6A, chloroplastic translates to MASNTLMSSAISAFPSLLSSSKSRFATAAPLSCFGTNASSRFSMTADWMPGQPRPPYLDGSAPGDFGFDPLRLGEVPENLERFKESELIHCRWAMLAVPGILVPEALGLGNWVKAQEWAALPGGQATYLGNPVPWGTLPTVLAIEFLAISFVEHQRSMEKDPEKKKYPGGAFDPLGYSKDPKKFHEYKVKEIKNGRLALLAFVGFCVQQSAYPGTGPLENLATHLADPWHNNIGNVLIPPQ, encoded by the exons ATGGCTTCTAACACGCTTATGAGTTCTGCTATCTCAGCATtcccttctcttctttcttcttcaaaatcAAGATTCGCCACTGCAGCTCCACTATCATGTTTTGGTACCAATGCCTCTTCTCGTTTCTCCATGACTGCTGACTGGATGCCTGGCCAGCCTAGACCCCCTTACCTTGATGGCTCAGCACCTGG TGACTTTGGATTCGACCCTCTTCGTCTTGGTGAAGTACCAGAGAATCTTGAGAGATTCAAGGAGTCAGAACTCATTCACTGCAGATGGGCCATGCTTGCTGTT CCAGGGATTTTGGTACCAGAGGCACTAGGCTTAGGCAACTGGGTAAAAGCTCAGGAATGGGCAGCACTTCCTGGGGGACAAGCAACCTACCTAGGCAACCCTGTTCCATGGGGTACCCTCCCCACCGTTCTGGCCATTGAATTCCTTGCTATTTCTTTTGTGGAGCACCAGAGAAGCATGGAGAAGGACCCAGAGAAGAAGAAATACCCTGGTGGTGCTTTTGATCCTTTGGGATACTCCAAGGACCCTAAAAAGTTCCATGAATACAAAGTCAAAGAAATTAAGAATG gaCGTCTTGCTCTGTTGGCTTTTGTGGGTTTCTGTGTTCAGCAATCAGCTTATCCAGGCACTGGACCCTTGGAGAACTTGGCTACTCACTTGGCTGACCCATGGCACAACAACATTGGGAATGTCCTTATTCCCCCACAATAG